The nucleotide window GTGCTATAGAGCTTTATTGCTGCTTTATATACTTATATTCTAGTAAATTGGCTACCACGCCTTCTTGCCTGAGGGACTGCACTATAGCACTTTGTGAACCTGATGTAAACAGATTTTGAGAATTGTTGGGAATGCGGTTAGAAGGGTGTAATCACCAAAAAACAAAGAGCATAGAGTTTGCACTCTATGCTCTCAGGCTTTGTATCCTGCCCCGGATACTCGCCAGTTGAAACTAGTTTTTGCTAACGCGGGCATGCTGAACGTGCAGGATTTACCAAATAGCGAGCAATAATTTAGTGCTGCATAGCTTGCGGCACCGGGGGCGGTCCGCAGGTAGCACTGTTGTTGTGCCCTGTAGGATCAATCCACAGTATGCCCTCTTCAGAGGCGCAGAAGGAATTGTTGCCGGTAACGCCGACTATGGCTGGATAGTTGCCTACGCTGAATTTCGATTTGTCGCCCGCTGCGCCATACAAATAGCCGTCCTTGGGTTGGGTCGAGGAATTAGCAAGTCCTTGATCAATCAGGCAGGCCGACGTTGAACTCGGCGTAATGCAAGATGATCCTCCAAGTGCTGCCAGGGTGTTGGCATAGCCAATTGACGGATAAGCAATTTGATACTGGAACTGGGCAAGAACCAGGTTTCGTGTTCCTGCTGCTGCTGACGCCTCATTGGCGGAAATGCGGGCGCGCATCATATTGGGAATTGCGATGGCCGCGATGAGCAGGATAATCCCAACCACAATCAGCAGTTCGATTAACGAAAATCCTTTTTGTCTGCGCATTGGTTTTCTCTGACTTTCATGAACCAACTCATGTAAACATCTCCTGGGGGAGGGACATTTGTACTGGGGGGGCCTGTTTCACTTGATTTTCAAGTCTAAGTATTCCTTTTCAGCAAGCGGCTGACAAGAGTACTGTGGTTACGTTACCTAGGTCACAATTTCATTTTGGTACTTTCCCGATTTAGAACAGATTTGCTTTGAATCGCAGTGAGCAGCAGATTAGCTCGGTGGCATCGGTTTCACAGGGTTGGTTGTGGAAAGTGGGCACGATCAACGGACAGGAATTTGCTGCTCCACCCGAAGCAGTAACTCGG belongs to Terriglobales bacterium and includes:
- a CDS encoding type II secretion system protein — protein: MRRQKGFSLIELLIVVGIILLIAAIAIPNMMRARISANEASAAAGTRNLVLAQFQYQIAYPSIGYANTLAALGGSSCITPSSTSACLIDQGLANSSTQPKDGYLYGAAGDKSKFSVGNYPAIVGVTGNNSFCASEEGILWIDPTGHNNSATCGPPPVPQAMQH